Below is a genomic region from Trichomycterus rosablanca isolate fTriRos1 chromosome 15, fTriRos1.hap1, whole genome shotgun sequence.
CTCCTTTAGGAATTTGGTCATGTGGGCCACTCGTTCAGTGGTGACCATCTTCAGCATCTTTAGCAGTCTTCCTCTTTCTTCAGCGTCCAGGCTTTACATCCTTATATAGCCACTGTCCAGACCGAGACCCTTCTCAATCGTAGCTTGGTAATAGCGCTTGATCTTGTCGATATGAACGTTACCACTGCGCCCGTTGGCGTTCTTGACTGCGAAATTGCTTATTCATTGATAATCATTGAGCATCACATCGTGTGAGCCGGAAAAATTTGGGACCTACCTGTAGGGGCGGATTTAGTTGGCGAGACAGAATTCTTCTGCCAGCGGGTGGGCGTTGGATAGGTAGTGACCTGTGTGGAAGAACAACACCCTTCATGAGTTAATGTGATCCTGGGCAGCCAACCTATTGTGTCtgctgtattatactgtatacatgACAGCCTAGGGAGCTTTGGGAGCCTTGGGAACCTTGGGAGGTGCAAACAGTGCCAAGTCTGGCATGCGGACCAGATCTGCGGTGCCGACCCCGAATAAATACAAGGGAGCAGCCAAAAAGTCATACAAAACAAAGCCATATGGCACCCTCAGGTCTCTTGATAGGCTGGTGCTCACCCGGACGGAGTATCCACTTTACCCTGATAAACAGATTGACGGATACGTTAGggaccatggctggattactgaccgggccagtggggccagcgcccaggggcccttgaggtcagggggccccggggggggccctggcccaaaacattttgcgatgcctatcaacatttatgatacaatatatttttatttccgagggccctccattttaaggatcctctggctattagggactttgaccccagggcctcttgggggccctagccatgcttttggggcccctagccatgcttttgggccctagccatgcttttgggggccctagccaagcttttgggccccttatgaaaatggatgaggcgttgtagcactgctctgacttcgacttctggctattaggggttcTAGGAAAGAGGgaggcatatttttagagggccctggttatgagagcccctaccagggggccctagagaagagcagggcataccattagagggcccttgatcacgagggcccctgctatggggcccttgacttccatagaagtggtttaccatggctccttgactttctagggacctacaaattgccaggcaagctaccatatctcataacagacgttttgttgcaaatatgcgattcaggcccttacttaatgtttctgaatttgtattgtttcaaaattattatgttcaatttctcttaagcgcagagacacaaattaatttagcaattttgcaattatttaaatttaagacaagcaatttcaagcagtttgaatgcatacacacacttaactgagctatttgatgttcttttcatgcctgacaatatgtccaacagtgagctcactttaaaggctaactcactcgctgcagcatatccttcagatctgaacatgagcctggcagatgaattgatacaatacaaatcattcataacagaaaaataaaggggcccagactatccttaatccgtccttgttaGGGACAAGAGGTCAGGTGAAAAGGACCTACCTGTGGTTGTAGGTGTGGTTCCTGCAGGCGCTGATGTGCGGGTCGTAGGAGGTGGCACAGTTCCTCTGTCAGGATAAGCTGAAGGATGGAAAGAGGTTCTAAATTTCTAGGTCTTAATATTTACTGGGACTAGTTTCGTCagggtaagtaagtaagtagttCCCCACTCGATGACACTCACCTGTTTCAACCTGTAGCCGAAACTCCTTGAAACTATTATGGAATATTTTCCCGACCACACACCAGTATGTTCCTGCATCGTCCGGTCTCAGATCAGCGATGGTGACGGTGAAGACTCTGGATCTTGTGTCGTCGTACAGAGAGAACCTCTGATCTTGGACAGGAGCTTCTCTGATAAACAGAGGAGGGTAGTCACCTCTCAACAGACTCTTCCTTTGAATCTCACTACCGGCTTCGTAGGGGCATCTGATCTGGACCGAGCTCCCTGCGGATCCGGTTACTTTGATTGGCACACCAGCGGTTCCAGCTGTAGGATCACAATCAAAGTGACGTCAAGCAAAGCACTACAGAACCCAGGAGGATACCTTTTTAGAAGCATCTCCTTACCTGAGATCAGGCCGAGACCGAAGATGAGAAGAATCCTCATTTTGATTTGAAATCGAAGCCCAAAAAAGTGTCGATTAAACTCCGTGGCGGCGTCGGACTGTGCTCGGTCCTGCCGTTGGTGGGTGATGAAACACTTCACACTTCCCCTTCTAATCTAAGACGTGCAAGCCGATGACGGACGAGCGAAGCCACGCCAGCACCGTACAACCCAGAATCAGAAGAAGTTAAGACGGTGTGGAAAATGTGCAGTCTTCTCCATTCGGCATGGTCTAGGGTGTATTCGGAGGCCACGTTGACGATCTTCATGTCTGCATTGGTATGGTCCAGCCATTGTATCTTTGGCTGTCTCCTTGGGGGTCCAGCCCCACCTCTCTCATCTTCCCTTGGATGGGGGTGATGCCCGGACATTTCCGAACATTCATGTTGGCCCCAGGCTCCACCTGAGCATCCGCATCTCCATGCCATGGAGGACTTGCTCGTGTTTTAGAGGGCCGTACGACGATCCCTAAGACAATTGGGCATACGGCGATCGCAGAGCACCCCTGTGATCCGGCGCCACCTCAGCATCTGGCTTGTATCTGGCCTGGCTCCATGTACTTGGTGGTCTTCTCGGTGTTGAGGCGCTTGCCGTGATCATCTGTAAGGAGGAACTTGCTGAGCTTTCATCTTCTGTTATGTCAGACGAGGGAAGGTGTGGTCAGAGCTCTGAGGTTTACGAGACACTTCTTTGCTGGAAGTTACCACAGTTCCTTCCTCTCCCCTCACCACACGCCTCACAGGATGTTTCGCAATGCCGTGAGTGTAAGGAAGTCTTCGACACGCCCAGTGTACACTTTGCACTCGGTCGCTCTCGGCCGGCGCTGGGCCTCACGTGTGTAAACATCGGCAGTGTGAAGGTTCACGTCTGATGTGGGAGCAGATTTTGGAGATGTTCGCAGCAGAATGGAGGAGATCTCCGAGACCGACGGCAGAACAGGTAGGAacctctgtttgtttgtttgtattacaCTTTCCTGCGTGGACAAAAGTTTGTAGACGCCTCCAATTGCTGAGTTCGGCTCAACTAGGCAAAACATCAAGCTTTTAATGCTCTTaagtctgttgttttttcccTTTCAGCATTTATAGTTTCAAACGGTTTGTATTTAAGGTGAGACCAAATATTCTGGACCCTTACCAGGCCAAAACGATCAGCTAAAACCATAATATGTTGGGTTTGGCCCATTTTTACTGTTGTTGCCACTTAAGAAGGATGGAGGTCCaggctgagtctggttcctctcgagGTTTCTTCCTTTACCTCTAAGGGACTCTTTCCTTGCCCACAGTTTtatggtctgtcggtcctggactCTGTATAGCTGCTTTAAGACCACGTCTACTGTCCATTGTGTTAATGACCTGCACCATAAAGTCATAGCTTTATGTGTGTTATGAAAACGGGTGGGTTACGAAAACAGATGGGTTACGAATAGAGGTGTGTTTTGAAAACGGGTAAGTTATGAACAGAGGTGGGTTATAAAAAcgagtgcctgaccttacaagcCGTCTTTTGATCAGCCCACCTGTTTTCATATCCCACACATTTTCATAACCAACCCGTTTTTATAACACACCTCTATTCATATTCAACCAGTTTTCATAACCCACCTCTATTTATAAACCACCTGTTTTCGTAACCCACCCATTTTCATAACCCACCTCTACCTGTAACTCACCTGTTTTCATAACCCACCTGTTTTCATATTCCATCCATTTGCATAACCCACCTGTTTTCGTAACCCATCCGTTTTCATAACACACCTCTATTCGTATTTAATCTGTTTTATGACCCATCTCTATTTGTAACCCACCTAATTTCATAACCCACAAACCACCTCTATTTTTATCCCACTCGTTTTCATAACTTACCATAACCCATTTGCATAACCCACTCGTTTTCATAACACACCTCTGTTTGTATTCAACCTCTTTTCATCACCCATCGCTATTCAAACCCACCTAATTTCATAACCCATAAACAACCTCTATTTGTAACCCACCTCTATTCATAACACACCTCTATTTGTATCCCACCCATTTTCATAACCCACTTCTATTCATGTTCTGGGGGCAGAACCTGAAGTCCCGGAACCCACCTCTATTCATATCCCACTCATTTTCATAACCCACCTTTATTCATAAACCACCTGTTTTCATAACCCACCCATTTTTATAACCCACTGCTGTTCGTAACTTATTCGTTTTCTGAACCCACCTATTTTCGTAACCCACATGTTTTCTGAACCTATCTGTTTTCATAACCCATCTCTATTCATATTCTGGGGGCCAAACCTGAAGTCCTGGAACTATTTgtagttattattgttgttgttatttaatAGTGCAGCCGCCTCACAGATGCATTTGGTTTTTCTTTTACAGAATCTACGACATTCCGGAGCTCCTTCCGAGCCGCAACCAGAGGGATAGTAAATGCTCCCTCGCTGGTCAGCAGCACCTTTTCGGCTCCAGTTACCTTTAACTTCAACACCAGCACTGGAGAAACCGGTACTTTCATGTCTCCCTGTGTATTTGTACCCCAGTAAACAGGAAGGCTAAACAGTTTACCTTGTTTATTACTCACAGATATTTGATACACTTTACCAAGgttgcccatctgttgctctgtacactttgttgaCCCCCTGCACCCCATTTAAAGCACCCCAGCTGCCTATATGATGTTTGGCTTCTCAGAACTCGATGCTAACTTGGAAATGGATGTGGAAAGTGTGTCCGAAACTGTCAGAAATTTACAAGGAGCGCTGGGTGGGGTGGGTGGATGTCCCTAAAAGAGGCCAGTACATGAGAACAGAACAGTGTACAAAGGAACAGTTGGGCTCCAGTCGTTCCTATTAAAGTGCCCTTGATTTGTAAGTGAACCCAACAACAATGCTTAACGTCTTTTTCTTTTCCGATCTTAGGAAAGGGTTCCGGTGTTTGTGGAGGTAAGATTTCCTACCATGACTATATGAGTGCATCACTAATTCAATGTTCTTTGACCGTGCCCCCATTGTGACCCATCTGTGCTCATTGGGGAGATGTATGGTGACTAGAACTCTCGAGTGGCACAAGTATTCAAATACACCATCCATGATCCACGTCTAGATGTTCAAGAATTCAGGAAAGTGGAAGTGATGGCATTCCAATGGTGGGTAAACGCAATACTCACTAATGGACCCAGCCATTGACCCACCCAAACGGCCCATGTAGAATTAGCTGCAGATTCAAAAATGGTTCTGGTCATACTGGGAGTATTTAGGAACCAAAAACAGCTGAGACCAGCAACTGGCAGCCAATTCCGCTATGTGCTGCTAGAACAACAGAGAAGTGAAAGTTTCTTGCTTAGGGAAATTCCGGTGTCCTAATATTAATGGCTCAAGGGAAAATACTTAGACTTAAGGAGGCCCCCTTTTTGGAGGCAATGATTCTGAGGGAGGTTCTCACAAAGAGAGGTCTTTAAGGTCTAGATCTGATGAGTcgggtgtggaggaactccagttaCCTGCTCAgggacctcaaccctactgcATGCTTTCAGGGTGTCTCGGAACATCAGTCGGGTAACCGGACACGACTAGATTTTGTAGTTCTAGGTGCAACGATGCAGGAGAAGAAAGTGTCAGAGCTTAAAAGCTTATATAAACTGTGAGTCCTTGATGTGTTGCATTGCAGAGGCAAGAAGACACCACAACGTCCGCAATGAGCTCAAGTCCTGCACCAAAAAGCGCTGTGCCAAGGTCTACGAAGGGACCTCGGAGGGAGGCTGCAGCATGGCGCTGAACGACATCTACACGGAGCTCTACATCGTCGAAGGGCACACCGGAGGCATAAGCCAGGAACATGAAATCTGGCAGATTGAAGCTATGTCGAGGGTCATCAGCGAGGATACTCCGGTGAAGTTCAACAAGATCTTCGGCGTGGACTCTCAGAATCGGCGGACGGTGTTGACCTTGGGGATCGCAGGAGTAGGGAAGACGGTGTCCGTGCAGAAGTTCGCTCTTGAATGGGCTGAAGGGAAAACCAACGAGGATCTTGACTTTGTCTTCCTGATGCCTTTTAGAGACTTGAACCCTATTATGGAAGAGCGGTACAGCTTGTTCACGCTACTCTGTTACTTCTACCACGTGTTGGACTTGAGGGTCGAGGACATGGACGAGCTGGATGCTTGTAACGTCATGTTCGTCTTCGATGGCCTGGACGAGAGCTGCCTCGCCCTGAACTTAGCGAGTAATAAAATGATATGTGACGCGACCGAGGTGTCAACGGTCTACCTGCTCTTGGTCAACATCATTGCCGGAAACTTGCTCCCAAGCACCCGCATTTGGATAACCTCCAGACCGGCCGCCGCCCATCAGATACCCAGTAAGTTCGTGCAGCTCGTGACGGAGGTTCGGGGTTTTGGAGACGATCAGAAGGAGGAATACTTCAGGAAGAGAATCAGCGATCGAAAACGAGCCGACAAGGTCATCTCACACATCCGGAGGTCCAAGAGCCTCTACATCATGTGCCACATTCCGGTCTTCTGTTGGATATCCGCGACCGTCCTCGAACAAATGATAGACAACGATGACGTCTCTCAGAAACAGGAGAACGAGGACGTCCCGATGACTCTCACTGGGATGTACACTAACTTCATGCTGTACCAGACGGACCTCAAACTTCAAAAGTACCCAAGAAGGTACCATGGAAGCCCGGAGAAAGGCGCTGATCATTCGTGGGAGATCCTGAAGCTGGCGGAGCTGGCGTACAAGAACCTCACGAGGGAGAAGTTCATATTCTTCGAGAAAGATCTGCAAGAGTGCGGCATTGACGTGGAAGCGGCATCCGTTTACTCCGGGATGTTCACTGAGGTTTTCAGGAAGGAGAAGACGTTGTTCAGGTCCAAGGCTTTCAGCT
It encodes:
- the LOC134329478 gene encoding CMRF35-like molecule 3, which gives rise to MRILLIFGLGLISAGTAGVPIKVTGSAGSSVQIRCPYEAGSEIQRKSLLRGDYPPLFIREAPVQDQRFSLYDDTRSRVFTVTIADLRPDDAGTYWCVVGKIFHNSFKEFRLQVETAYPDRGTVPPPTTRTSAPAGTTPTTTGHYLSNAHPLAEEFCLAN
- the LOC134328504 gene encoding NLR family CARD domain-containing protein 3-like, with translation MTDERSHASTTREGVVRALRFTRHFFAGSYHSSFLSPHHTPHRMFRNAVSVRKSSTRPVYTLHSVALGRRWASHFGDVRSRMEEISETDGRTESTTFRSSFRAATRGIVNAPSLVSSTFSAPVTFNFNTSTGETGKGSGVCGEARRHHNVRNELKSCTKKRCAKVYEGTSEGGCSMALNDIYTELYIVEGHTGGISQEHEIWQIEAMSRVISEDTPVKFNKIFGVDSQNRRTVLTLGIAGVGKTVSVQKFALEWAEGKTNEDLDFVFLMPFRDLNPIMEERYSLFTLLCYFYHVLDLRVEDMDELDACNVMFVFDGLDESCLALNLASNKMICDATEVSTVYLLLVNIIAGNLLPSTRIWITSRPAAAHQIPSKFVQLVTEVRGFGDDQKEEYFRKRISDRKRADKVISHIRRSKSLYIMCHIPVFCWISATVLEQMIDNDDVSQKQENEDVPMTLTGMYTNFMLYQTDLKLQKYPRRYHGSPEKGADHSWEILKLAELAYKNLTREKFIFFEKDLQECGIDVEAASVYSGMFTEVFRKEKTLFRSKAFSFVHLSIQEFLAAVYVFYSYSTKRKNVLGQDVVKKIKWQVKNGLSDLHKLAIKKSLRSQTGHLDLFLRFLLGISLQSNQLLLSTIFPQLVPTGGFEKTIRFIRKEVRKKISPERTINLLHCLNEMNDTSLVEEIDSYVSTRVDHQLSPTECSALVYLLLMSAEELIEFDLRRYLKSDEGLRRMMPLVLASRRALLNECNLTRLSCKVLASAFSSRMSHLKELDLSNNDLQDAGVELLAQGLKSPHCKLQTLKLCGCLLTEKACSFLASALKSDSSQLRELDLSQNQPGEKGVKMIVSILETTDYRLEELKADIGVIRKRTSLQKYKCRLTLNPNTAHRSLSLYDRDTAVVWSLEDTPYPDHPDRFQSWRQVMCREALSGRHYWEVQWGGSVFGINLGVTYEGIGRIGEANVCLAGHNKNSWSLRCSLYTYTAMHNGPQFTFDKAPEDIYFEKIAVYLDWPAGVLSFYTVSVNPSTLIHIYTFHAHFTEPVYPLFTLMHRGVKVVLETSDS